Proteins from one Mastacembelus armatus chromosome 16, fMasArm1.2, whole genome shotgun sequence genomic window:
- the LOC113136766 gene encoding protachykinin — MMERVKLFLILVLILKNVFCQEMDVNWREGREEDKWPNSAEIQDILVRMVRKPGPRQHLGLMGKKESAKTQMTRKRHKFHFVGLMGKRSFEEKEASVKSLRIF; from the exons ATGATGGAGCGTGTTAAACTGTTTCTAATACTTGTGCTGATTCTGAAAAACGTTTTCTGTCAAGAAATGGATGTTAACTGGAGAGAAGGCAGAGAAGAG GACAAATGGCCAAACTCTGCAGAAATTCAGGATATATTAGTGAGAATGGTCAGAAAACCAGGACCACGTCAACATCTCGGGCTGATGGGGAAGAAAGAGTCAG caaaaacacagatgacgCGTAAGC GGcataaatttcattttgtggGTCTGATGGGTAAAAGGAGTTTTGAGGAGAAAG aGGCTTCAGTCAAGTCTCTGAGGATCTTCTAA
- the LOC113136365 gene encoding uncharacterized protein LOC113136365 isoform X2 gives MLRLKTSLLWLLVLVTAHVTEGAGRPRQRLKLSEDEELVWGSRDHTTSLRSRKTSSPETAAGPEPGDAAAAFKVPTLDGEFSYQPGAVRGSLVIHAFTNKSGFLECLWSSEASLFSLVQDLPERTQVLFVSLDESAVSDALWMREQLQRAAMHRKEVLSRLHFSPVPVFALGNWIPRVLYYWGCMGINCGLTQAVFTSEGWNMPVIVKRLDARYDWLMGRWGQGSYQLIDAGDGCDPSPSVAGAVAWVSEGRCSFFVKVQSMAKSNASGVLVYALPGNPIQDMNCVGEECYSPLRIPAAMVHLEPSVTQALLSAQKINVSFQTTPSPNFFIGIDQQGVLSEMGWFLYPTFSFINWQAQWFNFYADLQMKLENPVKNVSVFDKVQMQGQKGAVATVDLPLGLLDFDTLELDASLSCPGRRDVSCAPWDHTVQLFVCCDQLSPYCNMELGRWITAFRRGIGRWLTDVSPLIPLLDSNKCTFTMKTVPWAMPWIVSLNLRFSVSNQTGDRLRPFRVMSLFSGGTFDKNYNKRYQPIKFPVPASTKKVELFAVITGHGSDENGCGEFCVTSHHFLINAVFNNTHTFDSAGTALGCAMQVTGGAVPNEHGTWLYGRGGWCDGLQVNPWRTDITKQLDMTGFESNTVIYFGLFDGQDPNPSQQPGYIIMSSFLVFYK, from the exons ATGTTGCGTTTAAAGACTTCGCTGTTGTGGCTCCTTGTTCTTGTGACAGCTCATGTGACCGAAGGCGCGGGTAGACCGAGACAGCGGCTGAAACTGTCCGAAGATGAGGAACTGGTCTGGGGGTCGCGTGACCACACGACCAGCTTGAGATCCAGAAAAACCTCCAGTCCAGAAACAGCCGCCGGGCCCGAGCCAGGAGACGCCGCGGCCGCGTTCAAAGTGCCAACGCTGGATGGGGAGTTTTCCTACCAACCCGGAGCTGTGCGGGGCTCTCTGGTAATTCACGCCTTCACCAACAAGTCTGGGTTTCTGGAGTGTCTCTGGAGCTCGGAGGCGTCTCTGTTCAGCCTGGTTCAGGACCTACCGGAGCGCACACAGGTTCTCTTCGTGTCCCTGGACGAGTCTGCGGTCAGCGATGCTCTGTGGATGCGGGAGCAGCTGCAGCGGGCCGCCATGCACAG GAAGGAGGTTCTGTCCAGGCTGCACTTCTCTCCTGTGCCCGTCTTCGCTCTGGGAAACTGGATCCCCAGGGTGCTCTACTACTGGGGTTGCATGGGAATCAACTGTGGCCTGACCCAGGCTGTTTTTACCTCTGAGG GGTGGAACATGCCCGTGATTGTCAAGAGACTTGACGCCAGATACGACTGGCTCATGGGCCGTTGGGGTCAGGGGTCGTATCAGCTCATCGATGCAGGAGATGGGTGTGATCCATCCCCATCGGTGGCGGGTGCTGTGGCCTGGGTGTCTGAGGGCAGATGCTCTTTCTTTGTTAAG GTGCAGAGCATGGCCAAATCCAACGCCTCCGGTGTCCTTGTCTATGCCCTCCCTGGTAACCCAATACAGGACATGAACTGTGTTGGGGAGGAGTGCTACTCGCCTCTGAGGATCCCAGCTGCCATGGTGCACCTGGAGCCTTCTGTCACCCAGGCTCTCCT GTCTGCACAGAAGATTAATGTGTCCTTCCAGACCACTCCGTCCCCAAACTTCTTCATTGGCATTGACCAGCAGGGAGTTCTGTCTGAGATGGGCTGGTTCCTTTACCCCACGTTCAGCTTCATCAACTGGCAGGCCCAGTG GTTTAATTTTTATGCAGATCTGCAGATGAAACTTGAAAATCCTGTGAagaatgtttctgtctttgacaAAGTCCAAATGCAGGGACAGAAAGGAGCAGTGGCTACAGTCGACCTGCCTTTAG GCTTGTTAGACTTTGACACACTGGAGCTGGATGCGTCCCTTTCATGTCCTGGCAGGAGAGATGTGTCCTGTGCTCCGTGGGATCACACGGTGCAGCTGTTCGTCTGCTGCGATCAGCTCAGTCCGTACTGCAACATGGAGCTGGGCCGCTGGATCACCGCCTTCCGCAG AGGTATTGGGCGCTGGCTTACCGACGTGTCGCCCCTCATCCCCCTGCTCGACAGCAACAAATGCACCTTCACCATGAAGACGGTGCCTTGGGCGATGCCGTGGATCGTCTCCCTCAACCTGAGATTCAGTGTCAGCAACCAGACAG gtgacAGGCTCCGCCCCTTCAGAGTGATGTCACTGTTCAGCGGTGGCACCTTCGACAAAAACTACAACAAGAGATACCAGCCAATCAAATTCCCCGTGCCAGCATCAACCAAAAAG gTGGAGCTGTTCGCTGTCATCACAGGACACGGCAGCGACGAGAACGGCTGCGGGGAATTTTGTGTTACCTCCCACCACTTCTTGATCAACGCTGTGTTCAACAACACCCACACATTTGACTCTGCAG GGACGGCTCTGGGCTGTGCCATGCAGGTGACAGGTGGAGCGGTGCCAAACGAACATGGCACATGGCTGTATGGGCGAGGAGGCTGGTGTGATGGCCTGCAGGTCAACCCCTGGAGGACTGATATCACCAAACAG CTGGACATGACTGGGTTTGAGTCCAACACTGTTATCTACTTCGGTCTGTTTGACGGGCAGGATCCTAATCCGTCTCAGCAGCCGGGATACATCATCATGtcttcttttcttgtcttctaCAAATGA
- the LOC113136365 gene encoding uncharacterized protein LOC113136365 isoform X1 yields the protein MLRLKTSLLWLLVLVTAHVTEGAGRPRQRLKLSEDEELVWGSRDHTTSLRSRKTSSPETAAGPEPGDAAAAFKVPTLDGEFSYQPGAVRGSLVIHAFTNKSGFLECLWSSEASLFSLVQDLPERTQVLFVSLDESAVSDALWMREQLQRAAMHRKKEVLSRLHFSPVPVFALGNWIPRVLYYWGCMGINCGLTQAVFTSEGWNMPVIVKRLDARYDWLMGRWGQGSYQLIDAGDGCDPSPSVAGAVAWVSEGRCSFFVKVQSMAKSNASGVLVYALPGNPIQDMNCVGEECYSPLRIPAAMVHLEPSVTQALLSAQKINVSFQTTPSPNFFIGIDQQGVLSEMGWFLYPTFSFINWQAQWFNFYADLQMKLENPVKNVSVFDKVQMQGQKGAVATVDLPLGLLDFDTLELDASLSCPGRRDVSCAPWDHTVQLFVCCDQLSPYCNMELGRWITAFRRGIGRWLTDVSPLIPLLDSNKCTFTMKTVPWAMPWIVSLNLRFSVSNQTGDRLRPFRVMSLFSGGTFDKNYNKRYQPIKFPVPASTKKVELFAVITGHGSDENGCGEFCVTSHHFLINAVFNNTHTFDSAGTALGCAMQVTGGAVPNEHGTWLYGRGGWCDGLQVNPWRTDITKQLDMTGFESNTVIYFGLFDGQDPNPSQQPGYIIMSSFLVFYK from the exons ATGTTGCGTTTAAAGACTTCGCTGTTGTGGCTCCTTGTTCTTGTGACAGCTCATGTGACCGAAGGCGCGGGTAGACCGAGACAGCGGCTGAAACTGTCCGAAGATGAGGAACTGGTCTGGGGGTCGCGTGACCACACGACCAGCTTGAGATCCAGAAAAACCTCCAGTCCAGAAACAGCCGCCGGGCCCGAGCCAGGAGACGCCGCGGCCGCGTTCAAAGTGCCAACGCTGGATGGGGAGTTTTCCTACCAACCCGGAGCTGTGCGGGGCTCTCTGGTAATTCACGCCTTCACCAACAAGTCTGGGTTTCTGGAGTGTCTCTGGAGCTCGGAGGCGTCTCTGTTCAGCCTGGTTCAGGACCTACCGGAGCGCACACAGGTTCTCTTCGTGTCCCTGGACGAGTCTGCGGTCAGCGATGCTCTGTGGATGCGGGAGCAGCTGCAGCGGGCCGCCATGCACAG GAAGAAGGAGGTTCTGTCCAGGCTGCACTTCTCTCCTGTGCCCGTCTTCGCTCTGGGAAACTGGATCCCCAGGGTGCTCTACTACTGGGGTTGCATGGGAATCAACTGTGGCCTGACCCAGGCTGTTTTTACCTCTGAGG GGTGGAACATGCCCGTGATTGTCAAGAGACTTGACGCCAGATACGACTGGCTCATGGGCCGTTGGGGTCAGGGGTCGTATCAGCTCATCGATGCAGGAGATGGGTGTGATCCATCCCCATCGGTGGCGGGTGCTGTGGCCTGGGTGTCTGAGGGCAGATGCTCTTTCTTTGTTAAG GTGCAGAGCATGGCCAAATCCAACGCCTCCGGTGTCCTTGTCTATGCCCTCCCTGGTAACCCAATACAGGACATGAACTGTGTTGGGGAGGAGTGCTACTCGCCTCTGAGGATCCCAGCTGCCATGGTGCACCTGGAGCCTTCTGTCACCCAGGCTCTCCT GTCTGCACAGAAGATTAATGTGTCCTTCCAGACCACTCCGTCCCCAAACTTCTTCATTGGCATTGACCAGCAGGGAGTTCTGTCTGAGATGGGCTGGTTCCTTTACCCCACGTTCAGCTTCATCAACTGGCAGGCCCAGTG GTTTAATTTTTATGCAGATCTGCAGATGAAACTTGAAAATCCTGTGAagaatgtttctgtctttgacaAAGTCCAAATGCAGGGACAGAAAGGAGCAGTGGCTACAGTCGACCTGCCTTTAG GCTTGTTAGACTTTGACACACTGGAGCTGGATGCGTCCCTTTCATGTCCTGGCAGGAGAGATGTGTCCTGTGCTCCGTGGGATCACACGGTGCAGCTGTTCGTCTGCTGCGATCAGCTCAGTCCGTACTGCAACATGGAGCTGGGCCGCTGGATCACCGCCTTCCGCAG AGGTATTGGGCGCTGGCTTACCGACGTGTCGCCCCTCATCCCCCTGCTCGACAGCAACAAATGCACCTTCACCATGAAGACGGTGCCTTGGGCGATGCCGTGGATCGTCTCCCTCAACCTGAGATTCAGTGTCAGCAACCAGACAG gtgacAGGCTCCGCCCCTTCAGAGTGATGTCACTGTTCAGCGGTGGCACCTTCGACAAAAACTACAACAAGAGATACCAGCCAATCAAATTCCCCGTGCCAGCATCAACCAAAAAG gTGGAGCTGTTCGCTGTCATCACAGGACACGGCAGCGACGAGAACGGCTGCGGGGAATTTTGTGTTACCTCCCACCACTTCTTGATCAACGCTGTGTTCAACAACACCCACACATTTGACTCTGCAG GGACGGCTCTGGGCTGTGCCATGCAGGTGACAGGTGGAGCGGTGCCAAACGAACATGGCACATGGCTGTATGGGCGAGGAGGCTGGTGTGATGGCCTGCAGGTCAACCCCTGGAGGACTGATATCACCAAACAG CTGGACATGACTGGGTTTGAGTCCAACACTGTTATCTACTTCGGTCTGTTTGACGGGCAGGATCCTAATCCGTCTCAGCAGCCGGGATACATCATCATGtcttcttttcttgtcttctaCAAATGA
- the LOC113136365 gene encoding uncharacterized protein LOC113136365 isoform X3, producing the protein MLRLKTSLLWLLVLVTAHVTEGAGRPRQRLKLSEDEELVWGSRDHTTSLRSRKTSSPETAAGPEPGDAAAAFKVPTLDGEFSYQPGAVRGSLVIHAFTNKSGFLECLWSSEASLFSLVQDLPERTQVLFVSLDESAVSDALWMREQLQRAAMHRKKEVLSRLHFSPVPVFALGNWIPRVLYYWGCMGINCGLTQAVFTSEGWNMPVIVKRLDARYDWLMGRWGQGSYQLIDAGDGCDPSPSVAGAVAWVSEGRCSFFVKVQSMAKSNASGVLVYALPGNPIQDMNCVGEECYSPLRIPAAMVHLEPSVTQALLSAQKINVSFQTTPSPNFFIGIDQQGVLSEMGWFLYPTFSFINWQAQWFNFYADLQMKLENPVKNVSVFDKVQMQGQKGAVATVDLPLDFDTLELDASLSCPGRRDVSCAPWDHTVQLFVCCDQLSPYCNMELGRWITAFRRGIGRWLTDVSPLIPLLDSNKCTFTMKTVPWAMPWIVSLNLRFSVSNQTGDRLRPFRVMSLFSGGTFDKNYNKRYQPIKFPVPASTKKVELFAVITGHGSDENGCGEFCVTSHHFLINAVFNNTHTFDSAGTALGCAMQVTGGAVPNEHGTWLYGRGGWCDGLQVNPWRTDITKQLDMTGFESNTVIYFGLFDGQDPNPSQQPGYIIMSSFLVFYK; encoded by the exons ATGTTGCGTTTAAAGACTTCGCTGTTGTGGCTCCTTGTTCTTGTGACAGCTCATGTGACCGAAGGCGCGGGTAGACCGAGACAGCGGCTGAAACTGTCCGAAGATGAGGAACTGGTCTGGGGGTCGCGTGACCACACGACCAGCTTGAGATCCAGAAAAACCTCCAGTCCAGAAACAGCCGCCGGGCCCGAGCCAGGAGACGCCGCGGCCGCGTTCAAAGTGCCAACGCTGGATGGGGAGTTTTCCTACCAACCCGGAGCTGTGCGGGGCTCTCTGGTAATTCACGCCTTCACCAACAAGTCTGGGTTTCTGGAGTGTCTCTGGAGCTCGGAGGCGTCTCTGTTCAGCCTGGTTCAGGACCTACCGGAGCGCACACAGGTTCTCTTCGTGTCCCTGGACGAGTCTGCGGTCAGCGATGCTCTGTGGATGCGGGAGCAGCTGCAGCGGGCCGCCATGCACAG GAAGAAGGAGGTTCTGTCCAGGCTGCACTTCTCTCCTGTGCCCGTCTTCGCTCTGGGAAACTGGATCCCCAGGGTGCTCTACTACTGGGGTTGCATGGGAATCAACTGTGGCCTGACCCAGGCTGTTTTTACCTCTGAGG GGTGGAACATGCCCGTGATTGTCAAGAGACTTGACGCCAGATACGACTGGCTCATGGGCCGTTGGGGTCAGGGGTCGTATCAGCTCATCGATGCAGGAGATGGGTGTGATCCATCCCCATCGGTGGCGGGTGCTGTGGCCTGGGTGTCTGAGGGCAGATGCTCTTTCTTTGTTAAG GTGCAGAGCATGGCCAAATCCAACGCCTCCGGTGTCCTTGTCTATGCCCTCCCTGGTAACCCAATACAGGACATGAACTGTGTTGGGGAGGAGTGCTACTCGCCTCTGAGGATCCCAGCTGCCATGGTGCACCTGGAGCCTTCTGTCACCCAGGCTCTCCT GTCTGCACAGAAGATTAATGTGTCCTTCCAGACCACTCCGTCCCCAAACTTCTTCATTGGCATTGACCAGCAGGGAGTTCTGTCTGAGATGGGCTGGTTCCTTTACCCCACGTTCAGCTTCATCAACTGGCAGGCCCAGTG GTTTAATTTTTATGCAGATCTGCAGATGAAACTTGAAAATCCTGTGAagaatgtttctgtctttgacaAAGTCCAAATGCAGGGACAGAAAGGAGCAGTGGCTACAGTCGACCTGCCTTTAG ACTTTGACACACTGGAGCTGGATGCGTCCCTTTCATGTCCTGGCAGGAGAGATGTGTCCTGTGCTCCGTGGGATCACACGGTGCAGCTGTTCGTCTGCTGCGATCAGCTCAGTCCGTACTGCAACATGGAGCTGGGCCGCTGGATCACCGCCTTCCGCAG AGGTATTGGGCGCTGGCTTACCGACGTGTCGCCCCTCATCCCCCTGCTCGACAGCAACAAATGCACCTTCACCATGAAGACGGTGCCTTGGGCGATGCCGTGGATCGTCTCCCTCAACCTGAGATTCAGTGTCAGCAACCAGACAG gtgacAGGCTCCGCCCCTTCAGAGTGATGTCACTGTTCAGCGGTGGCACCTTCGACAAAAACTACAACAAGAGATACCAGCCAATCAAATTCCCCGTGCCAGCATCAACCAAAAAG gTGGAGCTGTTCGCTGTCATCACAGGACACGGCAGCGACGAGAACGGCTGCGGGGAATTTTGTGTTACCTCCCACCACTTCTTGATCAACGCTGTGTTCAACAACACCCACACATTTGACTCTGCAG GGACGGCTCTGGGCTGTGCCATGCAGGTGACAGGTGGAGCGGTGCCAAACGAACATGGCACATGGCTGTATGGGCGAGGAGGCTGGTGTGATGGCCTGCAGGTCAACCCCTGGAGGACTGATATCACCAAACAG CTGGACATGACTGGGTTTGAGTCCAACACTGTTATCTACTTCGGTCTGTTTGACGGGCAGGATCCTAATCCGTCTCAGCAGCCGGGATACATCATCATGtcttcttttcttgtcttctaCAAATGA